From the genome of Mya arenaria isolate MELC-2E11 chromosome 5, ASM2691426v1:
ACTCAGCCCAAAAAACACAATACGAAGTGCGCGGTAACTTATGTAACGTAGGTAAGCAAATATAGGAGACACATAATGATAAGTTATGAGTCGTTTAGTTTATGTtagaaaaattgaatatgtataaaattGAAGGCTGTTAAATCAATATGTTTCAATTCCAGAGACAGGTAGCCTGCCTTTTCTAACAGTTCCTGAATTCCTTCAAAGAGAAAGCTCTTTATATGCCTGTGAGGTGCGAAATGCTATCCCAGCTCCGACAATAGAAATATACGTTGACAAAGTCTTGCTAGGTGATGTTCAACAAACTGATACATTTAATGAATCATCTCATACTTTTACAAGTTCAGCAAAGGTGACAATGGCTAACAAATTCTGGAAGGGACAAGAGGTGTGCTGTACCAGAAGCAACAGATATGATTTTGGTCAAAAAGAAGTCTCAGTTTGCAAAAATATCagtatgaaatgtaagttaaaCTCGGAGAGTATCGATTGTATTAGATAATGCATAACACATTTCAGATACTTATGTTTCCTATTGGAACTGTTTGCATGATTGgaagataaataatttatgttactttTCCCTGAGTGTGTTCCATTGCaattatattacaatataataacattatgtGTTTATGTCTTCTGATTCAAACATTTATCGAAGAgcttgttttgttctgtttttagaTCCGTCGTCGGAGATTTCGATGtctgtaaacaaaatacatgagTATCACAACAcgttttatgtatgtttattaaacatatcttGTGAAACAAATGAATCAAATCCCCCTTGCACAATTGAATGGTCAAGTGACATTGATAGTTTAAGAAACGCTCGAAGGTACAACTGGACTTACGGTGACAGTGGGAGTTACCGTGTTGTTTCCAACGTGCTTCAAAGTTTTACTGAAGACATGGTTGGAGGAACTATTACCTGTTCATCAAGATGCCATCATTTCCCATCTCGATTATATAAAGACTATAAAATATCTGTTTCAGGTAAGTACTCGTTCATATCCGATTTTATCTCAATCTCAATCAAACGAGACTGCTTTAATCGACGAGATAGACGAACTATATATGATCACACATATTCataataacaattgtttttgagtTGCTGCTTTCTACTCTTGTTTTTAACGCTAAGTTTAATTGAGAGAGACTGTTTATTGAACGCAGTGGTAATAATAACAAAGTCAACGTCGGATATTCCGGATATTGTGATTCCTGaggtatatattatattaaaaaactagACAATATCTAACCAACCGTCTCAATATCTTGCCACTTCTATTCACATATAACATGGACGTTCATGGCATAAATGAACTCACTgcattttgtgttaaataagtatttctaaaacaatatgCAACACCTTATAGGCAAAATTGAATGAATTCCGACATTAACGTTTTGTTTATTATtccatttataaattattcGATTATTGTTTTCGATTGCCCTTCAGAGTTTTTTATGGAGACGGCTATTATAGACGGCTATATTAGTCCTAAAATACTTAACTTAACTTGCCACAGTGGTGAAACATGCATACCATGTACAATTGTGTGGAGCAGCAACTCCGTCTATCTTTACCCAATATCGACCTCACAATGGACAAAGAACAGTGGCTCCGGCTATACAGCTGTTTCAAATGCtctatacttcataactaatgATGTGGACGGAAAACAGATTCAGTGTTCTGCAAAATGCGGGAACGATTCATCTGattcaaaacatgaaacataCACAATTTCTTTTCAAGCTTTTCAAGGTTCGTTTGTTgccattatattttatatttcacttaACAATATAGTTACAAAAAACTTTCCTAACCAAACTAAATACCTGAGCAGGAACTGTTACCTAATTGCAGAATCAGCTACCATCTATGCATCCGTTGTAACCCAACAATGGCATACGGCGGTCCTTTGTGCCTTATCAGGAACCTTACTACTTGCACTGGTAACAAAGTTGACCGTGCTTCTCTTGCGTCGATGCAAACCTCATGGTAATTATTGAGACACTTAATAGAAAATGAGTTTCCTttcaatacatgtttaatatatttatatatatgttttctttaaagttGGGTGATTTGTTATCGCTCGTTGTCCCTTGTCAATATCTTCTTTAATAACACTCTAAAGATTCCTCAACTTTATCTCAAGTTTTGACGTTAACGAACGTATTTTTATTTCGACTGgcatttgtacatttttataagcgaaaaaaatgacaaatatttatatcattataacgGGCAATTTTGTTTGACACAGCGTATGAAAGGTTTCTACGTCGAAGAGGACCCGTAGCTAGCGATCCTAGTAGACATGTGTACGATGTTGTTCAGTCTACTGTTGAGACAACTGCACttcacgctctagtaagttttgttttcgtataatacaattaaatgtagAAGAAATAGATGTAGCGAGAAAATCGATACACTGTTTGTTTAAGCTTTATACCATTTGAGATTCAAGATGCTTCATGTGTTGTATTATCTTAGCCCCGCTTGTGATTGAATAAagaatcatttaaatgattgaaacaCAATGTACGATTGTATCATTTATGACATGTATGAAAaggatacatttttaaatagtgatttttctttcatattcatatatttatttattctatactgtattgcattttttttaaagagaatGACATCTGCTATTGCCCCTGACAACTTACACACACCTCAACTATCGGTTATGGCAGACAACCAAGTCCGCAACAACAGAAACGTATGCCACTACGACTATGTGGATACCTCATCCGTTCAACAAGACCAAACTACAGCGGCTGGAAATTATATACACGCGATATAAAGCAACGAATCTGACCGATCAAAGCGTGTTATTGTAAACACAACCAATGTCCGCGTACtgtcactcatccgatacacccCTGGtctcagattttgcgttgactaCATGTCAACCAAAGAGGTTGCTTTCTAAGTCATTTAGATTACCTGAAGTAAAACCTTTTTGATTAAGACGGGCTCGTTGCTACGCTCATTTCAcacattgttaattttcaagacTAACGTCAATTTATCTAGTAACTAATACACACAGTATaattaatattgattaaaaatcaattgtacataactattattattgtaaGAATGTATAattcatattgcaatatatgaCTTGCATTGTATGTATCGTGCGTCATATTGACGTAAtctaaacatacattttgtatatattgatacTGAATAACTTTTCTTCTGCTTATTCTTACagaatttattaataattagcGCATGGACATAGCTGCAAACAGAGTTGAGAAAAAAGATACAGTCTAAACTCGCTATGACGCTCTCTATTATCTCGATTTTCTGGTTACGTCGAACTTAATCCCTGTCCCGAATtaattcattgtatttttatataaaacaattccGCTTATGTCGATTTGTTTGTTATGTCGAGATCATATGTCAGTCCGTGTGGTCGAATAACACACATTTCCTTTACAACTGCGAACTGCAGATCGAGCTGAAGGTGCGAAATGTACATGACGAAAAAAGCGTGCGGGTCAAAACAACACGTTGTAAAAATTAAGTGCGATTAGTTGTCGATTGATGTATTTAATGGAGATACATTTATGACGACATCATGGGAAAACCCCACTAAGTTAAGAAATATATCATGAGGAAATTTCTCTAAAACGTATATCAAAAATAATCAGGCATAGCAGTCTATCTTTAACTATTGTAAatgtatcatgtattttatagtatGTGTTTGTACTGTAGTGCttgaatgtttgtgttgtaCTATATCAAAGATGTGCTACGCTATGTCCGTTAAATGTGCGGTATCGTTGTGTACTATATCatgtattaatttgttttatatttgtataaagtGAGAAAAAGAAattccagtttttttttttcaataataagccTGCTGATTTGCGTCTACATTGTTTAAGTGAAAAGAAATGGTCCGAAGGTCGCCATTGTTTCAAGGTAGTAACTAAAGAGTACGTAACCACACAATACAACAATCACACAATACTATTTTAACTCCTGTGGTTgaactttcaatatttatggACAATGACCAGGAATTTTAAGAAAAGCTTTGGAAAAAATACACgtactaaataaataaataaataaataaaacaaacaatttcttttaatCAATTTACTGCAAAATTAGGTCAATATAAG
Proteins encoded in this window:
- the LOC128236123 gene encoding uncharacterized protein LOC128236123 isoform X1 — encoded protein: MQRQWMIVFAQLAVLNSFLLASVCAAENKYGTISVEGPAFVNREVTLKATPFYPWGCDVEWKYMKVGETTFQTITGTNIKRYSEDGSFILKWKASNEYNGSTFYAGCSKNQTIKTSMTSINFTERPSYPVLGPKSPDFNTTECIYVYESSEVYCQTENGTEPVQVLLLIGQVSYVLSESEGNKGSYRLYNAYQQMAGMLRQNVTCQVSYSAQKTQYEVRGNLCNVETGSLPFLTVPEFLQRESSLYACEVRNAIPAPTIEIYVDKVLLGDVQQTDTFNESSHTFTSSAKVTMANKFWKGQEVCCTRSNRYDFGQKEVSVCKNISMKYPSSEISMSVNKIHEYHNTFYVCLLNISCETNESNPPCTIEWSSDIDSLRNARRYNWTYGDSGSYRVVSNVLQSFTEDMVGGTITCSSRCHHFPSRLYKDYKISVSEFFMETAIIDGYISPKILNLTCHSGETCIPCTIVWSSNSVYLYPISTSQWTKNSGSGYTAVSNALYFITNDVDGKQIQCSAKCGNDSSDSKHETYTISFQAFQGSFVAIIFYISLNNIVTKNFPNQTKYLSRNCYLIAESATIYASVVTQQWHTAVLCALSGTLLLALVTKLTVLLLRRCKPHAYERFLRRRGPVASDPSRHVYDVVQSTVETTALHALRMTSAIAPDNLHTPQLSVMADNQVRNNRNVCHYDYVDTSSVQQDQTTAAGNYIHAI
- the LOC128236123 gene encoding uncharacterized protein LOC128236123 isoform X2; translated protein: MQRQWMIVFAQLAVLNSFLLASVCAAENKYGTISVEGPAFVNREVTLKATPFYPWGCDVEWKYMKVGETTFQTITGTNIKRYSEDGSFILKWKASNEYNGSTFYAGCSKNQTIKTSMTSINFTERPSYPVLGPKSPDFNTTECIYVYESSEVYCQTENGTEPVQVLLLIGQVSYVLSESEGNKGSYRLYNAYQQMAGMLRQNVTCQVSYSAQKTQYEVRGNLCNVETGSLPFLTVPEFLQRESSLYACEVRNAIPAPTIEIYVDKVLLGDVQQTDTFNESSHTFTSSAKVTMANKFWKGQEVCCTRSNRYDFGQKEVSVCKNISMKYPSSEISMSVNKIHEYHNTFYVCLLNISCETNESNPPCTIEWSSDIDSLRNARRYNWTYGDSGSYRVVSNVLQSFTEDMVGGTITCSSRCHHFPSRLYKDYKISVSEFFMETAIIDGYISPKILNLTCHSGETCIPCTIVWSSNSVYLYPISTSQWTKNSGSGYTAVSNALYFITNDVDGKQIQCSAKCGNDSSDSKHETYTISFQAFQESATIYASVVTQQWHTAVLCALSGTLLLALVTKLTVLLLRRCKPHAYERFLRRRGPVASDPSRHVYDVVQSTVETTALHALRMTSAIAPDNLHTPQLSVMADNQVRNNRNVCHYDYVDTSSVQQDQTTAAGNYIHAI
- the LOC128236123 gene encoding uncharacterized protein LOC128236123 isoform X3, with the translated sequence MQRQWMIVFAQLAVLNSFLLASVCAAENKYGTISVEGPAFVNREVTLKATPFYPWGCDVEWKYMKVGETTFQTITGTNIKRYSEDGSFILKWKASNEYNGSTFYAGCSKNQTIKTSMTSINFTERPSYPVLGPKSPDFNTTECIYVYESSEVYCQTENGTEPVQVLLLIGQVSYVLSESEGNKGSYRLYNAYQQMAGMLRQNVTCQVSYSAQKTQYEVRGNLCNVETGSLPFLTVPEFLQRESSLYACEVRNAIPAPTIEIYVDKVLLGDVQQTDTFNESSHTFTSSAKVTMANKFWKGQEVCCTRSNRYDFGQKEVSVCKNISMKYPSSEISMSVNKIHEYHNTFYVCLLNISCETNESNPPCTIEWSSDIDSLRNARRYNWTYGDSGSYRVVSNVLQSFTEDMVGGTITCSSRCHHFPSRLYKDYKISVSESATIYASVVTQQWHTAVLCALSGTLLLALVTKLTVLLLRRCKPHAYERFLRRRGPVASDPSRHVYDVVQSTVETTALHALRMTSAIAPDNLHTPQLSVMADNQVRNNRNVCHYDYVDTSSVQQDQTTAAGNYIHAI
- the LOC128236123 gene encoding uncharacterized protein LOC128236123 isoform X4 — protein: MQRQWMIVFAQLAVLNSFLLASVCAAENKYGTISVEGPAFVNREVTLKATPFYPWGCDVEWKYMKVGETTFQTITGTNIKRYSEDGSFILKWKASNEYNGSTFYAGCSKNQTIKTSMTSINFTERPSYPVLGPKSPDFNTTECIYVYESSEVYCQTENGTEPVQVLLLIGQVSYVLSESEGNKGSYRLYNAYQQMAGMLRQNVTCQVSYSAQKTQYEVRGNLCNVETGSLPFLTVPEFLQRESSLYACEVRNAIPAPTIEIYVDKVLLGDVQQTDTFNESSHTFTSSAKVTMANKFWKGQEVCCTRSNRYDFGQKEVSVCKNISMKYPSSEISMSVNKIHEYHNTFYVCLLNISCETNESNPPCTIEWSSDIDSLRNARRYNWTYGDSGSYRVVSNVLQSFTEDMVGGTITCSSRCHHFPSRLYKDYKISVSEFFMETAIIDGYISPKILNLTCHSGETCIPCTIVWSSNSVYLYPISTSQWTKNSGSGYTAVSNALYFITNDVDGKQIQCSAKCGNDSSDSKHETYTISFQAFQGTVT